The genomic segment CCTGGAAGATATAGCCAGGCTTCGTCGGGACGCCGCGGCCGCTCACCGGGAAGTTGAGCAGCGTTGTGATCTTCGTGCCGAACGGAACAGCGTCATAGCCCTGAACGTTGCCCAGGGAGCCGCCATTGGCATCGAATTTCAGCTTGTAGCTCTCGGTCTCCCACTGTGCAATCAGATAGTACGTATCGCGGGTGGTCTCGCCATCGGCGTTCTTCTCTTTGACTGCCAGCGCCTCATCCACATCCGAAAGGTTGCTCGGGTTGTTGATATAGGCGGAGTTGGTCGCGTTTGCTTCGTTATCCGAATTGAGCAGCTTCCAGCCTGTGAAGCGGTAGCCCTCTCTCTTGGGGGTAACGTTCTGGTCGCCGATCTTGGCCATGATGCTGGCGCCGGATGCGACTTCATACCGATCCATATCTAACCCTGCACCGGAGGAAGAAGTAATCTTACCGCCGTTTGCAACATAGATCAGGTTTGCCTTATCTTTCGTATAGCTCGGGCGAATGACAATGGTGTTCTCATCGTCCGGGGTAGGAGTCGTACCAGGGGTAACATCGTCGCCGCCCGGCGTCTTCCAGCCGCTGAATTCATCCTCATCATCCTCCGAATCCGGAGCGTCGTCCGGCAGGACGATGATGGGGTTGTCGCCGATAACATAGTAATCGTCAATCGGGTTGCCATCCGGGTCTTCAACGACAACGTGGATCGGCTTAAACACAGCTTTATTACCGACGTTCGCGCACTCGTCTTTTACCCATACGACAATCGGATCCGTGCTCTCAATCTTCTGCTCGAAAGCAAAAGTATGCAGCGGGCCATTCGGGACGGGAATCCAGTCATCCTCGCTGGGCGTATCGGATTCACTGTTCGTTACCCAGTAATACTGCACGCCGGAACCGCGGCCGTCTTCGATGAAGGTGATACCATCGTCATCGATGCCCATGCCGGTATCCGTCAAGGTGATGGTTGCAATGTTCGTAGCGGTATTCTCACCCGTGATAATGGGGTGCTCGTCATCGAGGAACGCCGTCAAATATGTCTGGGAAATTTTGGATTCATTGCCCAGCTGGTCTTTGACGATAAGCTCGAAGGTCCAGCGCCCGGAAGCACTGGTTTTGGTGAATTCATAATCTGGAATCTTGTCTACGCTGTCTACCCAGCCCGTCGACATGACAACGTCGTTATTCGGGTCGTAGACGTTGTAGCACCACTGCGCAACCTTGCCGTCCGCGCCGGCCAGTGTGCCCGGCTTGGATTTATCCACGAGATTGACCTTGATGGATTCGCCGCTGTTCACAAGGTGCTGCAGGTGAATCGTCATGATCTGCTCGCCCGACTCGCTGTCCTTCATATAGAAGTTTGCCAGCGGGATATCGCTCTCGACTTCCGCCTGCTTGAACTTGACGCCCTCAATATAGTTATTGTAGATATACTGCGCCATCAGGCCGGCATAGTCGTCGCCTGCAGCGATATAACCATTTTCAGAGCCAAGGCCCAGGTGCGTCAGCTTGCCGTCTTCATCTCTGGTGGAATCCGTAACAACCTGGCCGTCATCGCCATTGGAGATATAGAAGATCTCGTTCTCATTCATACGGTTGATGCCGTCTGCATAAGAGTTGTCGGACTCCTTGGGGATGCCGGGATCGTTGCTGTCGCCAACCAGGTTGATGAAGTATTTATAGTCCGCGCCCTGATAATACTGAACGTTCTTCAGTGCGTCGAATGCGGAAGCCTCGTAGCTCATCTCCAGGTCTGTAAACTGGAACATGGAAATGGCCGAGCAGCCATGGCTGCTATAACCGATCATCGGGCCGAAACCATTGTAGGTATAGCCTGTTCTGACCTGCGGGATGGCGAGATCGCGGTAGATATCCTGGGTCTCTGCCAACGTTCCATTCGCATTAAATGCCTGCTGCTGAATAGTTACGGTATTTCTCTTGAGCTCAACCGAGATACGCGCTTTTCTCTGGCCGCCCAGGCTGACGGATTTGGTCGCGACTTGGGTCGCCTGGAATGCAGGCGTCTGCGCGGTTAAAGCGTCAATACCGTTAATTTTGTAAATAGTAAGCGTTGCCGCGCCACTGCTCGTATTGATGCCGTGATAGAAAAGCAGATAGCCATAGAGTTTGCCGGCAGAATCGATACCCGCGTTCATCAGGAAGCCGCCGCCCGTCAGCGTATGCGTATTGATAACCGAGGCGTCCATGTTGAAACTGAAGTTTCTCGTGGAATCGCTGGCCGCCGGGTAGATCATGAAGTCCGCATAAGGTGGCGTCGCGTAGCCAACGAAAGCCATGTTGGCCGTGCCGTTCTTCTCATACGAGAGAACGTGCCGATCGAAGTTATAAACCTGATCCGGCACCGTGCCGTTCAGGAAATAGCTATCGATCTTTTTAAAAGCGCCATTCTGCGAGCTATCTGAAGCAAGCCGCATCGGCTGTTTCTTTTTCTGATCGGCAGATAAACCAAGTGCATCATAATCGCTCTGACGGTAATAGTGGTCGTAAACATACCAACCATTCAGGTCCGTCGTATCGATGGAGACTTTGGTATCCGTGATACGGAACGAGCCTGCCGGCAGACCCTGCGCAATGAGTTTCTGCGTCAGTTCTTCCTTAAAGTCCAAAAAGGTTCCTGGGTAGTCGCTCGGGACGTTAACAGCGATATCAATGGCCGGTTTCGGGTTGGCACCAATATCGACTGCAGCGCTTACAGACGGCTTAAAAAGCCCGAGAGTAATGCCAAAAACCATCGCGAAGCTCAATATCGCACTAATGGAAATTTTGAGCCACTTCGCTTTTCGCATGTTTCCTTCCTCCTTTTTTTATTCCCTATTGCAAAGACAATAAGATTAATAATTATATAGATAAAATGACAAATACCCAGATATTCATCTGGCATTCATCATTCTAACTCTTTAAAATTTTTTTGCAAGCCCTACCGATGGTATAGAGTGTATCTATTCCACGCTTTCTGGTGTTTCCCCATCCAGAAGCGCTTCATAAGCAATCTCCAGGGCAATGCAAAAATTCCGAATTTCCCTGCCAGAGATCCTCCGCTGGCCAACTTCGATTTTTGCAATGGCGCTGCGCGTCAAATCGCAGCCATGGGTTTGCAGCCTCGCTGCAAGCTGCCCTTGCGTCAAACCGCGCTCCAGCCGATATTTCTGAATCCTCTGGCCCAGTTCCCTGTCGAAATCTTTGTCCAAGGCCGACATTCAAATTATCCTGCTTTGATATTTTGTCTTTATTCTAAGAAATTCTCTTTCCGCATATGCACCAAAACAGGTGCAACCATATTTAAAATTCGAAAAAATTTCTTCATTTTTGCTTTTTTTGTCGTTTAAAATGCAAAAAAAGCTATCTTTGGAAAAATTCCCTTGTTTTTTTCTTCCTATTATTTCCTAATTTCAGAAAACCTTTTCCCTTTTTTTCTGCCCTTTCACACGCCTGCCAAACCGCCACTCGGACTGCCGTGAAGGCAAAAAAAGACAAGGAGCATCTCCCTTTCTCCCAGGGGATATTCCTTGTCTCTGCATTCAAAAAGGTATATTATCTTTTTGTAGGTTTTTCCTTTTCGTATCTCATGGAAATTTTATCCAAACCAAGCAGATAATCTATGCTGACTTTATGCAGCATGGCAAGCTGGACGAGAATTTGCGTGGGAATATCTAGTTTTCCGCACTCATAACGAGAGTATGTCGCCTGGCTGACATGCAGATGCTCTGCTATTTCTTTCTGCGACATATCCTTATCTTCTCGCAGCGCTCGGATTCTAGAATAATTCCACTCCATAGTTCACCTCTTTTATACCTTAGCGCAAGCAGAATGTGTGCATTCAATTCTATGCAATTTCCGCATACAAATACATGCCGCTGCAAAATATTTTTTGTGCCAACATAGCATTCCACAGTAGGAGGCCGCCATGAAAAAGATTGAACCCAAAGAGTTATATGCCCGCCTTGCCAAGAGCATGGGCAAAACGCTGGAAGAAGTGGAGCAGAGCATGGATCAGCTGATTTGCCATATCTGGCCTTTGCTGGCCCAGGAGGACAGAGATGCCATGAGCGCCGGGCAGTACCCGACGAAAGAGCAGTTTCTCCGCTATCTCACCTGGCAAACACAGCTCGCTCTGGAGCGCACCGGAACCATCCAGGAAGAGCAGGAATAAAAAAACCGCCCGAAGGCGGTTTTGCGTGCGATTTTATTGTTTACTCATACCAGCCATCCAGCTTGCTGTGCGCCAGCCTCAGCTGCCGGGTAATCTCGATATGCTGCGGGCATTTCTTTTCGCATGCCCCGCAGGCGACGCAGTTTGGCTGATCGTGCCCGGCGTTTCGCTGGAACATATAGCTGCGCCGGGGCTGATCAAAGGCCTCGAACATCATGCCCTGGTTATAGAGCTGGAAGATCTGGGGAATGGCCACGCCCTTCGGGCAGGGCAGGCAGTATTCACAGCCTGTGCAGGGGATGGTAACGCGGCTCTCATATGCCTGCTTGACTTTTTTGAGCAGGTCTTTTTCCTCGGGCGTCATACATCCGGCGACGGCGTCTTGTCTGGAAAAAATCTCGATATTATCCTTGAGCTGCTCCATGGTGGTTACGCCGCTCAAAATGCAGCTGACCTGCGGATAGTTATAGACATGCCGAAAAGCCCATTCCGCCGCCGAGCGCTTGACCGGGAACTGCTCATAGAGCTGGGCGACGTCTTTGGGCGTGCTGGCCAGCCCGCCGCCCCGCAGCGGCTCCATGATCACCAGCGCGCAGCCTTTTTGCCCGGCCAGCGCGATGGCCTCCTCGGTTACTTCCCGATCCACGTCCAGCAGGTTTTGCTGTACCTGGCACATGGCCCAGTCGGGATAGTAGTCCAAAATCTCCCGGAAGGTGGGCAGCTCTCCATGATAGGAGAACCCGATCCCCCCAATGAGCCCTTCGCTCTTAAATTTCTCAAACTCGCCGATGACGTCCATCTGTTGGATGCCCGGCCAATCTTTCTTCTGAATATTATGAATCAGGTACACATCCAGATAATCCGTGCGCAGTTTTTTCAGCGTGTTCTCCAGATTCCGGCGGATCTCGCCCTTGTCTTTCATGACGGCAAAGGGCTGCTTGGTCGCGATATGCACCCTCTGGCGATATCCGCCGTCCAGCGCCTCGCCTACCAGCGATTCGCTCATCTGGCGGTGATACCCATAGGCAGTATCGAAATAGTTCACGCCGTGATCCGCCGCATACTGGATTATCTCGATGGCCTTTTCGCGATCGATCTCAACCGAGCCATCCGCCTTTTCCCGGCGGGGCAGGCGCATACACCCCATGCCAAAAAGCGAGACATCGAACCCCATCTTTCCATAAGGCCTGTATTGCATGTTTCTCTTCCTCCTATTTTGTTGTGGCAGTATAGATTTATTTTACTGCATAAAGTGTGCTTGAAGTCAAGCACTGTTTGGCCGGCGCAGTTGTGATAAAAAAGCGATTGGCGGGAAATGATAAAAAGGAAGTGCAAAAACTTCATAATCCAGACACAAATAGAGATTGACGGCATGTTATAATGAGGAAAAGGAGGTGCAAAGATGCGTGCTCTATACTTGCTTACCGGCGCGGCCGGCCATCTGGGGACGGCTCTGGCGCATCAATTATCCGAGCGCGGCTGCGCGGTTCGGGCTCTGGTCCTTCCAAGTGATACCAACGCGGCTCATCTCGCCGCCCTGTCCGGCGTGGAGGTGGTTTGCGGCGATATTTGCGACGCCCAAAGCCTCGAGCCTTTTTTTGCCAACCCGGACGATAGGGATCTGATCGTGATCCACGCCGCCGGCGTTGTCTCTATCGCCTCCCGGCATATTCAGAGCGTCCACGACGTCAACGTTGGCGGCACAAAAAATATTCTGGCACTCTGCCAAAAGCATAAGGTAAAGCGCCTTGTATACGTCAGCTCGGTGCACGCGATTCCAGAGGCGCCCGCAGGGACAACCATCTGCGAAGCACAGCAATTCGACCCTTCTGCCGTCTGCGGGCTTTATGCCAAAACCAAAGCCGAGGCAACGCAATGCGTACTGGATGCCGCCAGGGCTGGGCTGAATGCCTGCGTCGTGCATCCTTCCGGCATCATCGGCCCCTACGACTATGGCCGCGGCCACTTGACGCAGCTGATCCTGGATTATCTGCGCGGGAGGCTGACGGCGTGCGTCAAGGGCGGCTACGATTTTGTAGACGTCCGGGATGTGGCGGCGGGTATTTTTGCTTGCTGTGAACGGGGCGAGGCCGGCGCATGTTATATTCTCTCCGGGCAGTATGTCTGTGTCCAGGATCTCCTCTTCCGGCTGCACCAACTGACGGGAAAGCACGCTATCAAGACGGTTCTCCCGCTCTGGTTCGCGCGGCTGACCGCGCCGCTCAGCGAGCTGTACTATAAGATACTGCGCCAGCCGCCGCTCTATACGGCATATTCCCTTTATACGCTTTCCTCCAACGCGGCGTTTTCCCACGAAAAGGCGTCCCGCCAGCTTGAATATCAGCCCCGGGCGCTGGATGAAACACTTTTGGATACCGTTCACTGGCTCAAGCAGCAGCGACGCATTTCATAAAAAAAGCGGCAGGTATTGCCGCTTTTTGATTGCTTTTCTTCGCCTCGCACCTTTCATCTGTTGAAATTATGTTGCCAAAATGTTACACTAAAAGACAACTATGTGCTATTAGAAAGATGAAACTGCAATGAACCTACTTTTATTCTTACTCTATGCTTTGGGCTTTTCTTATGCGCTCTTTGGGATCATCGACTCCCTGCAAAAAAAGCAGCGTGCCCTGGAGAGCCTATTCTGGGCCGCTGCTGCGGCGCTTGTCAACACGACGCTGCTCGCTACTGCGATGGCCATGCTGGGTATCTACCGTTTTTGGCTGCTGCTTGCCATCCAGTACGGTGAAGTGCTAATTGCCGCATTTATTGCCGCGCGCAAAAAAGTGCTCTATGCGCCCAGGGCCTTTTGGGCTCGGCTGCGCAGCTATGAATTCCGTATTCTCCCCGCCATCATCCTGGCAGTTGCCTTTGCACTCTATGCACTCTTTCCCGCCAACTATATGCTCAGCGGCCGGGATCAGGGTGTCTACATCGTGCATGGTGTGCATATCGCCCAGGAAGGAGCTTTTGCCTATGATTCAGATGAGTTTCTCAATGAAAACTGGGATCGCTATAAGGAGATTATAGGGCTGGGCTCCACTGGCATCTACTCGGATCAGGCGCATGCGCAAAATACCCCCGAATATAATCGCTATCTCTTTGGAGATTCATTTTCGGATCCCCAGCCCGGGGATCTCACCCCCCAGTTCATGCCTGGCTATCCTGCCATCTTAGCCGTGGCCTACGACGCTGGCGGGCTATCGGCATTGTTCCGGGTAAACAGCGTGCTGGCCGTCTTCGCTCTGCTCGCCTTCTATTATCTGATTCGGCGCTTTTTCAGCAGCAAGGCCGCCTGCCTGGCGCTGCTCTTTCTGGCTCTCTGCCCTGCCCAGATCTGGACCGCCCGCATCACTCTGACCGAAATTCTGGCTCAATTTCTGTTTTTGGCCGCCTGCTATCTCATCTCTGCCGGCTGGGAGCAGGAGCGGCGGTTGCTCTCCCTGCTGGGCGGCGCACTGCTGGGCTTTAGCTTGTTGGTGCGCATCGATGTCTATATCTACGGCCTGGGTTTGCTGGTTTGCGCGGCCTATCTAGCCGTCTGGAACCGCCCCAAATTCTCTTATCTGCTGCCCGCAGTAGGTTCCTATGTTTTTCTGGGCATTGGCACAGCGTTTTGGGCACTGTGCAACGTCCGTCCTTATTTCGTGGATCTATTCCGTACGGGTTCCTTGCGCCTTATTCTGACGGCCAACGTGCTGCTACTGGCTTTCACCCTGCTCTGTTCGCTGCTGGGCAGATTGCTGAATCGCAAGCGGCCGCTTAAAGACTGGATGAGCGCGATCTTTGCCAGCCGCAGCGGCGCCGTCTGTATTGCCGCCTTCTTCTTGCTGGCAGCGGCCTATCTCTATTTCATCCGCCCGCAGGCGCCTTTAGCCGAGCCCATCCTGGACCCGACTTCGCCTCTGTGGAATACACAGAAGCAGATCTTCCGCTCGCGCTCGCTCATCGAATTTAGCTGGTATACCTCGATCACCGCAGTCCTGCTCTCTATCTATGGGCTATACCGCTATCTGCGCAACTATCGGGAAAAAACCTCCACTCTGCTGGTCTTGTTCGCCCTATGCATTTCCAACCTCATGGTCTATCTCTACGACCCCGCCATCAGCACGGATCACATCTGGGCTTCCAGAAGATGGGTTACTGTTTGCTTCCCCTATATTTTCCTGCTGGCCGCCTATGGCATTTGCGAAATTCGCCTTCCCAAAATCAAAGAGTTTTTGAACCGTGCTGTTCAGGGCATCTGTGCTTTGGCCATCTCGGCTTTTCTCATCTACCAATCCCAGCCTTTCCTTTTCTTCAGGCCGCTGCATGGCATTGCACAGCAGTATGAGCGCTTCGCGGATGCTCTGGAGGACGACGAGCTCTATTTTACAAACGCTTCCGAATATCACAGCACACTTCGGTTTGTCTATGGCAAAAACGTACATAAGCTAAACTACTACGCGGCAGATCGCATTCCCGCATTTTTGGATCGGAATGGCTCGCTTTACTACATTGCGGGCAACTCCTTCCCCTCGCCCTACACCATACTCGATCCTTTTGATGCGGATATTGAGTTCATTGAATCCTATACCATTTCAAGCATGGATCTCGAGTGGGCACGCGCTGCCTACCCCAGGCAGCATCAGGAGATCGATTGGCGTGCGGATCTTTACCGCGTCTCCAAAAAGAAAAACCCGCTGGTTTCAGAGCTTCCCCTTGCCATGTTCAGCAGCAATGGCCGCCTGGAATCTGAATCCAGCGAGAGCTTTATCGCGGATGGCAGCGGCGCTACGCTGCTCTTTGGGCCGTATATCCCCCTAAAGGCTGGGAATTATACCGTAGAATTCTCCTTCCGCCTCCCCCCTGGCGTAACGCACACTGAGCTGGCTACAGTGGACTTTTTGGCTGCTGGGGAAGAACAGCAGTTCCAGAACAGCATGAAGCTCTATGCCGCAGATTTCGTAGATGGGGAGTGCACACTTTCGTTGTCTATGGCGCTGAGCGAGGATGTGGAAAATCTCGAACTGCGCGTCTTCCCTTCGCCGGATGTTCCGCTGGAGATTACCGGTATCACGCTGCGCAAATAGCGGGCAATAAAAAAGAGCAGGCATAAAGCCTGCTCTTTTTTATTGCCTATGCCTGCCCATCTGGGCAGCCGACGCCGTGATAATCGAAAAGCTCCCTTGCCTGTTTGTTTTTGGCAAACACATTGCGCAGATCGAAAAACTGCCTTCCCCTCATCAGCCCGCTGACTTTGCGCAGATCCGCCCCTCTGAACTGATGCCACTCGGTCATGAGCACCAGTGCATCCGCGCCCTTGGCCGCATCGTATTCATCCTGGCAGTATGTGATCTGGCGCTCAAACTCTTTCAGACGCCATTTCGCCTCCCGCATTCCCTGAGGGCAATAGGCGCGGATGTGCATCCCAGCCTGGGCCAGCTTGGCGATGATATCCAGCGCGGGCGCATCCCGCATATCGTCTGTCTCGGGCTTAAAGGAGAGCCCCCAGAATGCGATGGTATTGCTCCCATCTGGCAGTGCCTGCAAAATCCGCTCTGCCATGCGCGCTTTCTGCTTGGCGTTGGCCTGGATGGCCGCCTGAACGACCATCATCTCTTCGCCGTGCTTTTTGGCAATATCCACAATCGCCCGGGTATCCTTTGGGAAACAGGAGCCTCCGTAACCCGGCCCCGCGTGCAAGAACTTAGGCGAGATTCTCCCATCCATGCCCATGCCCCTGGCGATCTCCTGCACATCCGCTCCAACCTGATCCGCCAGCAGCGCCATTTCGTTGATGAAGGAGATTTTCACCGCCAAAAATGCGTTGGAGGCGTATTTGATCATTTCGGCCGTCTCTAGGTTGGTAAATAGAAAGGGCGTCTGGTTGATATAGAGCACATCGTAGACCTGGCGCATGATCTCTGCCGCCCGCTCACTCTCGGTCCCGATGACGACGCGATCCGGCCGCAGGCAATCCTGCACGGCCTTCCCCTCCCGCAGAAATTCGGGATTAGAAACCACATCAAATGCAAAATTTTCGCCGCGCTTTTCCAGCTCCTGCTGGATGATGGCCCGCACATATTTTCCCGTTCCCACGGGCACCGTGGATTTATCGACAATCACCCGGTAGCCATCCATAAACTGTCCGATCTGCCGGGCGACCTGCTCGACAT from the Christensenellaceae bacterium 44-20 genome contains:
- a CDS encoding helix-turn-helix transcriptional regulator, with protein sequence MSALDKDFDRELGQRIQKYRLERGLTQGQLAARLQTHGCDLTRSAIAKIEVGQRRISGREIRNFCIALEIAYEALLDGETPESVE
- a CDS encoding helix-turn-helix transcriptional regulator; the encoded protein is MEWNYSRIRALREDKDMSQKEIAEHLHVSQATYSRYECGKLDIPTQILVQLAMLHKVSIDYLLGLDKISMRYEKEKPTKR
- a CDS encoding aldo/keto reductase, giving the protein MQYRPYGKMGFDVSLFGMGCMRLPRREKADGSVEIDREKAIEIIQYAADHGVNYFDTAYGYHRQMSESLVGEALDGGYRQRVHIATKQPFAVMKDKGEIRRNLENTLKKLRTDYLDVYLIHNIQKKDWPGIQQMDVIGEFEKFKSEGLIGGIGFSYHGELPTFREILDYYPDWAMCQVQQNLLDVDREVTEEAIALAGQKGCALVIMEPLRGGGLASTPKDVAQLYEQFPVKRSAAEWAFRHVYNYPQVSCILSGVTTMEQLKDNIEIFSRQDAVAGCMTPEEKDLLKKVKQAYESRVTIPCTGCEYCLPCPKGVAIPQIFQLYNQGMMFEAFDQPRRSYMFQRNAGHDQPNCVACGACEKKCPQHIEITRQLRLAHSKLDGWYE
- a CDS encoding NAD-dependent epimerase/dehydratase family protein gives rise to the protein MRALYLLTGAAGHLGTALAHQLSERGCAVRALVLPSDTNAAHLAALSGVEVVCGDICDAQSLEPFFANPDDRDLIVIHAAGVVSIASRHIQSVHDVNVGGTKNILALCQKHKVKRLVYVSSVHAIPEAPAGTTICEAQQFDPSAVCGLYAKTKAEATQCVLDAARAGLNACVVHPSGIIGPYDYGRGHLTQLILDYLRGRLTACVKGGYDFVDVRDVAAGIFACCERGEAGACYILSGQYVCVQDLLFRLHQLTGKHAIKTVLPLWFARLTAPLSELYYKILRQPPLYTAYSLYTLSSNAAFSHEKASRQLEYQPRALDETLLDTVHWLKQQRRIS
- a CDS encoding glycosyltransferase family 39 protein, producing the protein MNLLLFLLYALGFSYALFGIIDSLQKKQRALESLFWAAAAALVNTTLLATAMAMLGIYRFWLLLAIQYGEVLIAAFIAARKKVLYAPRAFWARLRSYEFRILPAIILAVAFALYALFPANYMLSGRDQGVYIVHGVHIAQEGAFAYDSDEFLNENWDRYKEIIGLGSTGIYSDQAHAQNTPEYNRYLFGDSFSDPQPGDLTPQFMPGYPAILAVAYDAGGLSALFRVNSVLAVFALLAFYYLIRRFFSSKAACLALLFLALCPAQIWTARITLTEILAQFLFLAACYLISAGWEQERRLLSLLGGALLGFSLLVRIDVYIYGLGLLVCAAYLAVWNRPKFSYLLPAVGSYVFLGIGTAFWALCNVRPYFVDLFRTGSLRLILTANVLLLAFTLLCSLLGRLLNRKRPLKDWMSAIFASRSGAVCIAAFFLLAAAYLYFIRPQAPLAEPILDPTSPLWNTQKQIFRSRSLIEFSWYTSITAVLLSIYGLYRYLRNYREKTSTLLVLFALCISNLMVYLYDPAISTDHIWASRRWVTVCFPYIFLLAAYGICEIRLPKIKEFLNRAVQGICALAISAFLIYQSQPFLFFRPLHGIAQQYERFADALEDDELYFTNASEYHSTLRFVYGKNVHKLNYYAADRIPAFLDRNGSLYYIAGNSFPSPYTILDPFDADIEFIESYTISSMDLEWARAAYPRQHQEIDWRADLYRVSKKKNPLVSELPLAMFSSNGRLESESSESFIADGSGATLLFGPYIPLKAGNYTVEFSFRLPPGVTHTELATVDFLAAGEEQQFQNSMKLYAADFVDGECTLSLSMALSEDVENLELRVFPSPDVPLEITGITLRK
- a CDS encoding UDP-glucose/GDP-mannose dehydrogenase family protein; protein product: MKNIAVIGTGYVGLVQGVILAEFGMQAVCMDVDVQKIERLRQGILPIYEPGLKELLDKNMSQGRLRFTSDMQSAVLGSEVIFIAVGTPPQEDGSADLHYVEQVARQIGQFMDGYRVIVDKSTVPVGTGKYVRAIIQQELEKRGENFAFDVVSNPEFLREGKAVQDCLRPDRVVIGTESERAAEIMRQVYDVLYINQTPFLFTNLETAEMIKYASNAFLAVKISFINEMALLADQVGADVQEIARGMGMDGRISPKFLHAGPGYGGSCFPKDTRAIVDIAKKHGEEMMVVQAAIQANAKQKARMAERILQALPDGSNTIAFWGLSFKPETDDMRDAPALDIIAKLAQAGMHIRAYCPQGMREAKWRLKEFERQITYCQDEYDAAKGADALVLMTEWHQFRGADLRKVSGLMRGRQFFDLRNVFAKNKQARELFDYHGVGCPDGQA